A stretch of Paracoccus sp. MA DNA encodes these proteins:
- a CDS encoding DUF488 domain-containing protein: protein MTEISIRRAYDPPGPEEGCKVLVDRIWPRGISREKLGADLWLKEIAPSDALRHWFNHDPEKWPEFRRRYGAELDANPAPLRELRALIRKGPVTLLYGARDTQHNNAVALRDYLAQ, encoded by the coding sequence ATGACCGAGATTTCCATCCGACGCGCCTATGACCCGCCCGGGCCGGAAGAAGGCTGCAAGGTTCTGGTGGACCGCATCTGGCCGCGCGGCATCAGCCGCGAGAAGCTGGGCGCGGATCTCTGGCTGAAAGAGATCGCGCCCTCGGACGCGTTGCGGCACTGGTTCAACCACGACCCCGAGAAATGGCCCGAATTCCGGCGCCGCTACGGCGCCGAGCTGGACGCCAATCCCGCCCCCTTGCGCGAGCTGCGGGCGCTGATCCGCAAGGGCCCGGTGACGCTGCTCTACGGCGCCCGCGACACGCAGCACAACAATGCCGTGGCGCTGCGCGACTACCTCGCTCAGTAG
- the ggt gene encoding gamma-glutamyltransferase, with protein MRMGRVPAVVLAGCIALPAAAQEAAIFDVMDRIHPVWAESGMVSAQERLAAEIGRDIMAQGGNAVDAGVAVAFALAVTLPRAGNIGGGGFMLVHEAETGQTHAIDYREMAPQGASRDMFLDAAGEADSEKSLYSGAASGVPGTVAGMKLALDKYGSMDWAEVIAPAIRLAEEGITVTPELADSIEAEREHLEKFPSSAKIFFKEGGAAYRPGDRLVQADLAATLKKIAAEGPDGFYKGEVAEAIARAVQEAGGLITVEDMAAYKPVEREPVRGTYRGHEVVSMPPPSSGGVHLIQILNALEGYPIGALGQNSGETIHLMAEAMKLAYADRSEYLGDPDFVDVPVAALTSKDYAVEMRRKISADFATPSVMIKPADLAPYESDQTTHFSVVDKEGNAVSNTYTINLNYGSGLVAEGTGVLMNNEMDDFSAKPGVPNAFGLVGGDANAVEPGKRPLSSMTPTMVLKDGKVWLVTGSPGGARIITTVLQVVMNMIDHGMNVAEASTAPRVHHQWLPDELRVEEGISLDTIRILQAKGHTVAVKEAMGSTQSIMRDPGTGTLYGASDPRRPDAATLGY; from the coding sequence ATGAGGATGGGCCGCGTGCCGGCCGTCGTGCTGGCCGGCTGCATCGCATTGCCGGCGGCGGCGCAGGAGGCCGCGATTTTCGACGTGATGGACCGGATCCATCCGGTCTGGGCGGAAAGCGGCATGGTCTCGGCGCAGGAGCGGCTGGCCGCCGAGATCGGCCGCGACATCATGGCCCAGGGCGGCAACGCGGTCGATGCGGGCGTGGCGGTGGCCTTTGCTCTGGCCGTCACCCTGCCGCGCGCCGGCAATATCGGCGGCGGCGGCTTCATGCTGGTGCATGAGGCTGAGACCGGCCAGACCCATGCCATCGATTATCGCGAGATGGCGCCGCAGGGTGCCTCGCGCGACATGTTCCTGGACGCGGCGGGCGAGGCGGACAGCGAGAAGTCGCTTTACAGCGGCGCCGCCTCGGGCGTGCCGGGGACGGTGGCGGGAATGAAGCTGGCGCTGGACAAATATGGCAGCATGGACTGGGCCGAGGTGATCGCCCCGGCGATCCGGCTGGCCGAGGAGGGGATCACCGTCACCCCTGAGCTGGCCGACAGCATCGAGGCCGAGCGCGAGCATCTGGAGAAATTCCCGTCGAGCGCGAAGATCTTCTTCAAGGAGGGTGGGGCGGCCTATCGGCCCGGCGACCGGCTGGTGCAGGCCGATCTGGCGGCGACGCTGAAGAAGATCGCCGCCGAGGGGCCGGACGGATTCTACAAGGGCGAGGTGGCCGAGGCCATCGCCCGCGCGGTGCAGGAGGCCGGCGGGCTGATCACCGTCGAGGACATGGCCGCCTACAAGCCCGTGGAACGCGAGCCGGTGCGCGGCACCTATCGCGGCCATGAGGTGGTCTCGATGCCGCCGCCCTCGTCCGGCGGGGTGCATCTGATCCAGATCCTGAACGCGCTGGAGGGCTATCCGATCGGCGCGCTGGGGCAGAACTCGGGCGAGACGATCCACCTGATGGCCGAGGCGATGAAGCTGGCCTATGCCGACCGCTCGGAATACCTGGGCGATCCGGATTTCGTCGATGTGCCGGTCGCGGCGCTGACCAGCAAGGATTACGCGGTCGAGATGCGCCGCAAGATCAGCGCCGATTTCGCCACGCCCTCGGTGATGATCAAGCCCGCGGATCTGGCGCCATACGAATCCGACCAGACCACGCATTTCTCGGTCGTGGACAAGGAGGGCAACGCGGTCTCGAACACCTATACCATCAACCTGAACTACGGCTCGGGCCTGGTGGCCGAGGGCACGGGCGTGCTGATGAACAACGAGATGGACGATTTCTCGGCCAAGCCCGGGGTGCCCAATGCCTTCGGCCTGGTCGGGGGCGATGCCAATGCGGTCGAGCCGGGCAAGCGGCCGCTCTCCTCGATGACGCCGACCATGGTGCTCAAGGACGGCAAGGTCTGGCTGGTCACCGGCTCGCCCGGCGGGGCGCGGATCATCACCACGGTGCTGCAGGTGGTGATGAATATGATCGACCACGGCATGAACGTGGCCGAGGCCTCGACCGCGCCGCGCGTCCATCACCAATGGCTGCCCGACGAGCTGCGCGTGGAGGAGGGCATCAGCCTCGACACCATCCGCATCCTGCAGGCCAAGGGCCATACGGTTGCGGTCAAGGAGGCGATGGGCTCGACCCAGTCGATCATGCGCGACCCCGGGACGGGGACGCTGTACGGCGCTTCGGACCCGCGCCGGCCGGATGCGGCGACGCTGGGCTACTGA